One Phycisphaera mikurensis NBRC 102666 DNA window includes the following coding sequences:
- a CDS encoding D-hexose-6-phosphate mutarotase yields the protein MSFTPPDPAATPRAPGEISAGTDGATGRVTPYGAHVFSWIPAGHDEVLYVSPRAVLDGSKPIRGGIPVCFPWFGAGGSGDATPAHGTVRRDTWEVRERRGDGAAFATRAGGFGISLDASFGDTLTLRVAVTRTADDAAAFELALHSYFAVSEASAVSVTGLAGARGLDSLTGETFEQDTEPIRFAAEYDRVFTGCPGPQTLHDPGLKRKIVITPDNLPSAIVWNPHAAKAGRMSDLGADQYPRFVCIESGRVRQDAVTLRPGETFEASVGIAVEAA from the coding sequence ATGAGCTTCACCCCCCCCGACCCGGCGGCCACGCCCCGGGCACCCGGCGAGATCTCCGCCGGCACCGACGGCGCCACCGGCCGCGTGACCCCCTACGGCGCGCACGTGTTCTCGTGGATCCCCGCCGGGCACGACGAGGTGCTGTACGTCTCACCGCGGGCGGTCCTGGATGGCAGCAAGCCGATCCGCGGCGGCATCCCGGTGTGCTTCCCGTGGTTCGGCGCCGGCGGGTCCGGCGACGCCACGCCCGCCCACGGCACCGTGCGCCGCGACACCTGGGAGGTGAGGGAACGCCGCGGCGACGGCGCGGCCTTCGCGACGCGGGCGGGCGGCTTCGGCATCTCGCTGGACGCGAGCTTCGGCGACACGCTGACGCTCCGCGTCGCCGTCACCCGCACGGCCGACGACGCCGCGGCCTTCGAACTCGCCCTGCACAGCTACTTCGCGGTCTCCGAGGCCTCGGCGGTGTCGGTCACCGGCCTCGCCGGCGCCCGCGGCCTCGACAGCCTCACCGGCGAGACCTTCGAGCAGGACACCGAGCCCATCCGCTTCGCCGCCGAATACGACCGCGTCTTCACCGGCTGCCCCGGCCCGCAGACGCTGCACGATCCGGGCCTGAAGCGGAAGATCGTCATCACCCCGGACAACCTGCCCTCAGCGATCGTGTGGAACCCCCACGCCGCGAAGGCCGGCCGCATGAGCGACCTCGGCGCCGACCAGTACCCGCGTTTCGTCTGCATCGAGAGCGGACGCGTGCGGCAGGACGCGGTCACGCTGCGGCCCGGCGAAACCTTCGAAGCGTCCGTCGGGATCGCGGTCGAGGCGGCCTGA
- a CDS encoding zinc ribbon domain-containing protein yields MKYRFHCPRCGHVQESSFVRIGAQVACPACEEVFRIEDETLEGGGPGGAALAGGRAGSRGGEPEEDVLQGEEPEAMVGLSGLSGLMHGAEDAHGGGDGESEGEAGFPGNTGAHGSFKGAADSGIGVPAELAPDEDDGPAPGPAGGGRRDAPPPRPIEAPPTRDQLRKARARERREAAERARSRRRLTLVVVLAVGLAAGFIGGLFALLGEAPAERAPEPAPRPAPIAAAAPPAPTAEPATVYARSTAAGRPEPLPGVAVAAMPEADPLGQTRRIAVTLRNDGEAVAGPLRLHLSVDPPDAAAWGVSVPGGLAAGRSRELTVSLVPPLPVDGRVWTVIPAR; encoded by the coding sequence ATGAAGTACCGCTTCCACTGCCCCCGTTGCGGACACGTCCAGGAGTCTTCCTTCGTGCGCATCGGGGCGCAGGTGGCCTGCCCGGCGTGCGAGGAGGTCTTCCGGATCGAGGACGAAACGCTTGAGGGGGGCGGGCCCGGCGGCGCGGCCCTCGCCGGCGGCCGGGCCGGATCGCGAGGCGGGGAGCCCGAGGAGGACGTGCTCCAGGGCGAGGAGCCGGAGGCGATGGTCGGGCTTTCGGGGCTCTCGGGCCTGATGCACGGGGCGGAGGACGCCCATGGGGGCGGCGACGGCGAGTCGGAGGGCGAAGCCGGCTTCCCCGGGAACACCGGCGCCCACGGCTCGTTCAAGGGCGCGGCGGACTCGGGCATCGGCGTGCCGGCGGAGCTGGCACCCGACGAGGACGACGGCCCGGCGCCGGGGCCCGCCGGCGGCGGGCGCCGCGACGCCCCGCCGCCGAGGCCGATCGAGGCGCCGCCCACCCGCGACCAGCTCCGCAAAGCCCGCGCCCGCGAGCGGCGCGAGGCGGCGGAGCGGGCCCGCTCGCGACGCCGGCTGACGCTGGTCGTGGTGCTCGCGGTGGGGCTGGCGGCGGGCTTCATCGGCGGGCTGTTCGCCCTGCTCGGAGAAGCGCCCGCCGAGCGGGCGCCCGAGCCGGCGCCCCGGCCGGCCCCCATCGCGGCCGCGGCGCCGCCCGCCCCGACCGCCGAGCCCGCCACGGTGTACGCGCGTTCCACCGCCGCCGGCCGGCCCGAGCCCCTCCCCGGCGTCGCGGTCGCGGCGATGCCCGAGGCCGACCCGCTCGGGCAGACGCGGCGGATCGCGGTCACCCTCCGCAACGACGGCGAGGCCGTGGCGGGGCCTCTGCGCCTGCACCTCTCGGTCGATCCGCCCGACGCGGCGGCCTGGGGCGTCTCGGTGCCCGGCGGCCTCGCCGCGGGCCGCAGCCGCGAGCTGACCGTGTCGCTCGTGCCGCCCCTGCCCGTCGACGGCCGCGTCTGGACCGTGATCCCCGCCCGCTGA
- a CDS encoding LOG family protein — MKIAVFCGSGDGDDPAFAAAAEATGREVGRRGWRLVYGGGSVGLMGRVARATQAAGGAVTGVIPRAMMRRELAFEASDELVVVETMRERKQVMDDRADAFVVLPGGFGTLEEVAEVVTHRFLNYHNKPVVIVDVAGFWSPLRTLFDHFEAARFAGPAYREAYRFVATAEEALAALDAVVPADREASGPR; from the coding sequence ATGAAGATCGCCGTGTTCTGTGGTTCGGGCGACGGCGACGACCCGGCGTTCGCGGCCGCGGCGGAGGCGACGGGGCGGGAGGTCGGGCGGCGGGGCTGGCGCCTGGTGTACGGGGGCGGCTCCGTCGGTCTGATGGGCCGGGTTGCCCGGGCGACCCAGGCCGCCGGCGGGGCGGTCACCGGCGTCATCCCCCGGGCGATGATGCGTCGAGAGCTGGCGTTCGAGGCCTCCGACGAGCTCGTCGTGGTGGAGACGATGCGGGAGCGGAAGCAGGTGATGGACGACCGCGCGGACGCTTTCGTCGTGCTGCCCGGAGGCTTCGGCACGCTGGAGGAGGTGGCCGAGGTGGTGACGCACCGCTTCCTCAACTACCACAACAAGCCGGTGGTCATCGTCGACGTCGCGGGCTTCTGGTCGCCCCTGCGGACGCTGTTCGACCACTTCGAGGCCGCCCGCTTCGCGGGCCCGGCGTACCGCGAGGCGTACCGCTTCGTGGCGACGGCGGAGGAGGCCCTCGCTGCGCTGGACGCGGTCGTTCCCGCGGACCGCGAGGCCAGCGGGCCCCGCTGA